A region from the Antennarius striatus isolate MH-2024 chromosome 22, ASM4005453v1, whole genome shotgun sequence genome encodes:
- the LOC137589391 gene encoding adenylate cyclase CyaB-like: protein MPSNVEIKAKVSDRMRLAEKAAQLSQSEGTIIRQQDTFFNCSRGRLKLRDLMNGSGQLIFYERPDTDGPKLSQYSISQTSDPPGLRAALSDALGVKGEVRKERRLFLIGQTRVHLDTVEGLGDYMELEVVMRPEQTVEEGQQVAEDLMEQLGVSQESLVTGAYMDLILQGFKET from the exons ATGCCGTCTAACGTAGAGATCAAAGCCAAAGTGAGCGACAGGATGCGATTGGCTGAGAAGGCTGCccagctcagccaatcagagggaaCGATCATCAGGCAGCAGGACACGTTCTTCAACTGCAGCCGTGGACGGCTGAAGCTCAGAGACCTgatg aaCGGTTCTGGTCAGCTGATCTTCTACGAGCGCCCCGACACTGACGGACCCAAACTGTCCCAGTACTCCATCAGTCAGACCAGCGACCCCCCCGGCCTGAGG gctgCCCTCTCAGACGCCCTCGGTGTTAAAGGTGAGGTTAGGAAGGAGCGACGGctgtttctgattggtcagaccAGAGTTCACCTGGACACCGTGGAGGGACTCGGAGACTACATGGAGCtggag gtGGTGATGCGTCCGGAGCAGACGGTAGAAGAGGGGCAGCAG GTGGCCGAGGACCTGATGGAGCAGCTGGGCGTGTCTCAGGAGAGTCTGGTGACCGGGGCCTACATGGATCTGATCCTGCAGGGATTCAAAGAGACCTAA
- the shank3b gene encoding SH3 and multiple ankyrin repeat domains protein 3 isoform X2 translates to MPLSPAADTKHDRPRQQAVTNGNSTGSAVGRDDDTDDTPPENSIVVRIGIPDLQQTKCLRLDPELPVWTSKQRVLVTLTQSLSDVLNYGLFQPAFNGRAGKFLDEERLLKEYPLPPITPIPYLEFRYKRRIYTQSYVDDKQLAKLHTKANLKRFMEHVHQKNVEKVSKWLEKGLDPNFHDSDSGECPLTLAVQLEESCELIKVLRSGGAHLDFRTRDGITALHRAVLCRNSAALTTLLDLGASPDYKDSRGLTPLYHSAMVGGAPYCCELLLQDHATIGITDENGWQEIHQACRYGNVQHLEHLLFYGADMSSQNASGNTALHLCALYNQDSCARVLLFRGANKDVKNYNNQTAFQVAIIAGNFDLAEIIKSHKTSDVVPFREMPSYTKRRRVGPSRTPAGNGLSSPRSLIRSASDNALESPASSPGPSLQSLETHHDTHTHSLRRHTRRLSPSGGGHVETSPPSSPPLTPQMRKRRLYSAVPGRTFIATRSHVPQGPGEIQLHRGERVKVLSIGEGGFWEGSVKGRTGWFPADCVEEVQMRQYDPRLETREDRTKRLFRHYTVGSYDNYTSYSDYVIEEKTAVLQKRESEGFGFVLRGAKAETPIEEFAPTPAFPALQYLESVDQGGVAWRAGLRTGDFLIEVNGADVVKVGHRQVVALIRQGGSRLLMKVVSVSRKSESNLIRKKAPPPPKRAPSTSLTLRSKSMTADLEDIARRRRYEKLDEMLAVGQQEVVLRGRPSDDFRAATVKQRPTSRRITQAEINSLFERQGLVPPTAPEKSSMVLPRGMSRTKSFGTPEDDRISALINESRFPRSSSLTDSFIPPPPQTAPPPPPSSSSTSSLYLLDSGPPPSFLPPPPPARGEGLSRSSFKPGAEPRLQELCDSPTRSHAHAERQRKARSMIILQDTPPPPQLQPDAAAHAIHTATHTATHTLHTATHTSTLSLHSISPALGHSPLSRRRGRPIENPYANVGQQAPPSKPQRRKSPLLKQLPVEEQGLGMKDHDPSKLEAPTSPSRAELYQQQVLSERARVQGRRSSLFLSVEGAGSENQVPPLLTQSHSMDDLGELPPPAPVLSPSPTPHTFLHPLTGKPLDPSSPLALALAARERALTARTPSPEPRLKHASATTTPIPTPAASPEGRHKRTPITTPQSSPEPRSKRTTPQTSPEQRTKHTTPQTSPELRHKRITPPLFPDGQVERPETEGGVTSPAGPSPERWKPTPLPSLANESHAALLDRRRSLTVGSSEEEGGAYTVTLPPALLSSSDEETREELRRIGLVTPPPAFASTPAPPPPSSLTLLPRRVGEGEGGPDSLGRRGEEDEEGGNERLHDSSSSPSSLPPSITLASPPAPSSPSSPPAAHPSPSSPSTSPIALKPRLRSPIGRGRSALRDPLLKQSSDSELLPSAASSSSPSSPLCSSPTGGAGRQPRYLFQRRSKLWGGGDDRGDERRGFSPEDGAGRPVALGGQSSGSAVDLSGRSASALELSGRAGSGLDLANRLQLLNKDSHSLGEEPSPLDPGRRSPVGGARCLGGGETKALFSSLGELHTISQRGYGASYTVRPGSRYPVTRRSPSPSPSDRSIGLTSPCPERPDLSSGRGLTILKSSSLSLPSEPKEVRFVMRSASARTRSRSPSPSPHASPCPSPVLSGPLLALRPWRQRPLNLWNKYDVGDWLESVGLAEHRQRFQEHEIEGSHLPALTKDDYVELGVTRLGHRINIERALRQLLDGST, encoded by the exons ATGCCTCTGAGTCCGGCTGCTGACACGAAACATGATCGCCCACGGCAACAGGCGGTTACTAACGGCAACTCGACAGGCTCCGCTGTTGGCAGGGATGACGACACAGATGACACGCCCCCTGAAAACAGCATTGTCGTCCGCATTGGCATTCCGGACCTGCAGCAGACG AAGTGTTTGCGGTTGGACCCAGAGTTACCAGTTTGGACCAGTAAACAGAGGGTTCTGGTGACGTTGACTCAGTCTCTGTCAGATGTTCTGAACTACGGTCTCTTCCAGCCGGCGTTCAACGGCCGAGCCGGAAAGTTCCTGGACGAGGAGCGACTTCTGAAGGAGTATCCTCTCCCTCCCATCACGCCCATCCCCTACCTGGAG TTCCGTTATAAGAGGAGGATTTACACTCAGAGCTACGTGGACGACAAACAGCTGGCCAAACTACACACCAag GCCAATCTGAAGCGTTTTATGGAACATGTCCACCAGAAGAACGTGGAGAAGGTTTCCAAATGGTTGGAGAAGGGCCTGGACCCCAACTTCCACGACTCCGACAGCGGAG AGTGTCCCCTGACGCTGGCCGTCCAGCTGGAGGAGAGCTGTGAGCTGATCAAGGTCCTCCGTAGCGGAGGAGCTCACCTGGACTTCCGGACCCGGGATGGGATCACCGCCCTGCACCGGGCCGTCCTCTGCAGGAACAGCGCCGCTCTCACG ACCCTGCTGGACCTCGGTGCTTCCCCCGACTACAAGGACAGCCGGGGTCTAACCCCCCTCTACCACTCGGCCATGGTGGGCGGGGCCCCCTACTGCTgcgagctgctgctgcaggaccaCGCCACCATCG gGATAACTGACGAGAACGGGTGGCAGGAAATACACCAG GCGTGTCGCTATGGTAACGTGCAGCACTTGGAACACCTGCTGTTCTACGGTGCTGACATGagttcccagaatgcatcaggAAACACCGCGCTGCACCTCTGTGCTCTCTACAACCAG GACAGCTGCGCAAGAGTGCTGCTGTTCAGAGGAGCCAACAAAGACGTCAAAAACTACAACAACCAGACCGCCTTTCAG GTGGCGATAATCGCCGGGAACTTTGACCTGGCAGAAATCATTAAAAGCCACAAAACGTCTGACGTTG TGCCCTTCAGAGAGATGCCGTCCTACACCAAGCGCCGCCGCGTCGGACCGAGTCGGACGCCTGCAGGAAACGGACTCTCGTCTCCACGTTCTCTGATTCGCTCAGCCAGCGACAACGCTCTGGaaagccccgcctcctcgccTGGCCCCTCCCTCCAAAGCCTGGAAACGCATCacgacacgcacacacactcgctACGGCGACACACACGCCGCCTCAG ccccagcgGCGGCGGCCATGTTGAGAccagccccccctcctccccgcccctcaccccccagatgaggaagaggaggctgtaCAGCGCCGTCCCGGGGCGAACCTTCATCGCCACCCGCTCCCACGTCCCCCAGGGGCCGGGGGAGATTCAGCTGCACCGAGGAgagagggtcaaag TCCTGTCCATCGGCGAGGGGGGGTTCTGGGAGGGCAGCGTCAAAGGGAGGACTGGCTGGTTTCCTGCTGACTGTGTGGAGGAAGTCCAGATGAGACAGTACGACCCCCGACTGG AGACAAGGGAGGACCGCACCAAGAGACTCTTCAGACACTACACCGTAGGATCGTACGACAACTACACCTCCTACAG TGACTACGTGATTGAGGAGAAGACCGCCGTCCTACAGAAGCGAGAGAGCGAGGGCTTCGGCTTCGTGCTGCGAGGAGCTAAAG CTGAGACCCCCATTGAGGAGTTCGCCCCCACCCCGGCGTTCCCTGCCCTTCAGTACTTGGAGTCAGTCGACcaagggggcgtggcctggaGGGCGGGGCTCCGCACTGGAGACTTCCTCATTGAG GTCAATGGCGCAGACGTGGTAAAGGTGGGTCACCGCCAGGTGGTGGCGCTCATCCGCCAGGGCGGCAGCCGGCTGCTGATGAAGGTCGTCTCCGTCTCCAGGAAGTCCGAATCCAACCTGATCCGGAAGAAAG ctccgccccctcccaaACGAGCCCCCAGCACCTCGTTGACGCTCCGCTCCAAATCCATGACGGCTGATCTGGAGGACatag CGAGGAGGAGACGTTACG AGAAGCTGGACGAGATGCTGGCGGTCggccaacaggaagtggttctgAGGGGCCGGCCTTCAGACGACTTCAGGGCGGCGACGGTGAAGCAGCGCCCGACGAGCCGCCGCATCACGCAGGCGGAGATCAAC tcgtTGTTCGAGCGTCAGGGTCTGGTTCCGCCGACGGCGCCGGAGAAGAGCAGCATGGTTTTACCGCGCGGGATGTCCAGAACCAAGAGCTTCG GCACGCCGGAGGATGACCGTATCTCAGCTCTCATCAACGAGAGCCGGTTCCCCCGGAGCTCCTCCCTCACGGACAGCTTCATCCCGCCTCCTCCTCAGacggctccgccccctcctccttcctcctcctccacttcctcactTTACCTCCTGGACTCCGGCCCGCCCCCGTCCTTCCTCCCGCCGCCTCCTCCGGCGAGAGGGGAGGGCCTGAGCCGGTCCAGCTTCAAGCCGGGGGCGGAACCGAGGCTGCAGGAGCTCTGTGATTCGCCGACCAGGAGCCACGCCCACGCTGAGCGACAGAGGAAGGCGAGGTCGATGATCATCCTGCAGGACACGCCCCCGCCGCCGCAGCTGCAGCCGGACGCCGCTGCACACGCGATCCACACGGCCACACacaccgccacacacacacttcatacggccacacacacctccacgctgtcgctgcacagcatcAGCCCCGCCCTCGGCCACTCCCCGCTATCGCGCCGCAGGGGACGACCCATAGAAAACCCTTATGCTAATGTGGGACAACAGGCCCCGCCCTCCAAACCACAGAGGAGGAAGTCACCTTTGTtgaaacaacttcctgttgagGAGCAGG GACTTGGGATGAAGGACCACGACCCATCCAAACTGGAGGCACCCACCAGCCCCAGCAGGGCGGAGCTCTACCAGCAGCAGGTCCTCTCAGAGCGCGCTCGGGTTCAGGGTCGAAGGTCGTCTCTCTTCCTTTCTGTGGAGGGGGCCGGATCAGAGAACCAGGTCCCGCCCCTTCTGACTCAGAGCCATTCAATGGACGACCTCGGCGAGCTTCCTCCCCCGGCGCCAGTCCTGTCGCCTTCGCCAACGCCTCACACCTTCCTCCACCCCCTGACGGGGAAACCCCTAG ACCCCTCGTCTCCACTCGCCCTGGCTCTTGCTGCACGTGAACGAGCGCTCACCGCTCGCACGCCGAGCCCAGAGCCCCGCCTCAAACACGCCTCCGCCACCACCACGCCCATCCCCACCCCGGCGGCCAGCCCCGAAGGCAGACACAAGCGCACCCCGATAACCACCCCACAGAGCAGCCCTGAGCCACGATCCAAGCGCACCACCCCCCAGACCAGCCCTGAACAGCGAACCAAGCACACCACTCCCCAGACCAGTCCTGAGCTGAGACACAAACGCATAACTCCGCCCCTCTTCCCCGACGGACAGGTGGAACGTCCAGAAACCGAGGGTGGAGTCACCTCACCTGCTGGCCCCTCCCCCGAGCGCTGGAAGCCGACGCCTCTGCCGTCACTGGCCAACGAGAGCCACGCGGCGCTGCTCGACAGGCGCAGGAGCCTGACGGTGGGCAGCTCCGAGGAGGAGGGCGGGGCTTACACCGTCACACTTCCTCCCGCTCTGCTGTCGTCCAGCGATGAAGAAACCAGGGAGGAGCTCCGCAGGATCGGCCTTGTAACTCCGCCCCCTGCTTTCGCCAGCACTCCTGCCCCGCCTCCCCCATCCTCCCTCACCTTGCTGCCGCGGCgggtgggggagggagagggcgGTCCCGACTCCCTGGGAAGACGgggggaggaggatgaggaggggggcAACGAGCGGCTCCACGATAgctcctcctcccccagctccctccccccctccatcaCATTAGCCTCTCCCCCCGCCCCTTCGTCCCCCTCGTCTCCCCCCGCTGCTCACCCTTCGCCCTCGTCGCCCTCCACCTCCCCCATCGCCCTTAAGCCACGACTCCGCTCGCCGATTGGGCGGGGCCGCTCGGCACTCCGGGACCCCCTCCTCAAGCAATCGTCGGACAGCGAGCTCCTCCCCTCCGCTGCCtcaagctcctccccctcctccccgcTATGCTCCTCCCCCACCGGCGGCGCCGGCAGGCAGCCCCGCTACCTGTTCCAGAGGAGGTCCAAGCTGTGGGGCGGGGGCGACGACCGCGGCGACGAGAGGCGGGGCTTCAGCCCGGAAGACGGGGCCGGACGTCCCGTCGCACTGGGGGGTCAGAGTTCAGGGTCGGCGGTGGACCTGAGCGGCCGCTCGGCGTCAGCGCTGGAGCTGAGCGGGAGGGCGGGGTCAGGGCTGGATCTGGCCAATCGGCTGCAGCTGCTCAACAAAGACAGTCACTCTCTGGGGGAGGAGCCAAGCCCCCTCGATCCTGGCCGGAGGTCcccagtgggaggagccag ATGTTTGGGCGGTGGAGAGACTAAAGC GTTGTTCTCCAGCCTGGGCGAACTCCACACCATCTCTCAGCGCGGCTACGGTGCCAGCTACACAGTTCGACCAGGAAGCCGCTACCCCGTCACCCGCCGAagtccctccccctccccttctgATCGATCGATCGGCCTCACCTCCCCCTGCCCGGAGAGGCCCGACCTGAGCTCGGGTCGCGGCCTGACCATCCTGAAGTCGTCCAGTCTCAGCCTGCCCTCGGAACCCAAGGAGGTTCGCTTCGTGATGCGGAGCGCCAGCGCTCGAACCCGGTCCCGATCGCCGTCGCCTTCGCCGCACGCTTCCCCCTGCCCCTCCCCGGTCCTCAGCGGGCCACTGCTGGCCCTCCGGCCCTGGAGGCAGCGGCCCCTCAACCTGTGGAACAAGTACGACGTGGGCGACTGGCTGGAGAGCGTGGGCTTGGCCGAACACCGCCAACGCTTCCAGGAGCATGAGATCGAAGGATCGCATCTCCCCGCCCTCACCAAAGACGACTACGTGGAGCTGGGCGTCACTCGACTGGGTCACCGCATCAACATCGAGAGGGCGCTCAGACAGCTGCTCGACGGGTCCACTTGA
- the shank3b gene encoding SH3 and multiple ankyrin repeat domains protein 3 isoform X1, with the protein MPLSPAADTKHDRPRQQAVTNGNSTGSAVGRDDDTDDTPPENSIVVRIGIPDLQQTKCLRLDPELPVWTSKQRVLVTLTQSLSDVLNYGLFQPAFNGRAGKFLDEERLLKEYPLPPITPIPYLEFRYKRRIYTQSYVDDKQLAKLHTKANLKRFMEHVHQKNVEKVSKWLEKGLDPNFHDSDSGECPLTLAVQLEESCELIKVLRSGGAHLDFRTRDGITALHRAVLCRNSAALTTLLDLGASPDYKDSRGLTPLYHSAMVGGAPYCCELLLQDHATIGITDENGWQEIHQACRYGNVQHLEHLLFYGADMSSQNASGNTALHLCALYNQDSCARVLLFRGANKDVKNYNNQTAFQVAIIAGNFDLAEIIKSHKTSDVVPFREMPSYTKRRRVGPSRTPAGNGLSSPRSLIRSASDNALESPASSPGPSLQSLETHHDTHTHSLRRHTRRLSPSGGGHVETSPPSSPPLTPQMRKRRLYSAVPGRTFIATRSHVPQGPGEIQLHRGERVKVLSIGEGGFWEGSVKGRTGWFPADCVEEVQMRQYDPRLGNAPHRCTGIQVYRCRPTSPHMTRSACVSETREDRTKRLFRHYTVGSYDNYTSYSDYVIEEKTAVLQKRESEGFGFVLRGAKAETPIEEFAPTPAFPALQYLESVDQGGVAWRAGLRTGDFLIEVNGADVVKVGHRQVVALIRQGGSRLLMKVVSVSRKSESNLIRKKAPPPPKRAPSTSLTLRSKSMTADLEDIARRRRYEKLDEMLAVGQQEVVLRGRPSDDFRAATVKQRPTSRRITQAEINSLFERQGLVPPTAPEKSSMVLPRGMSRTKSFGTPEDDRISALINESRFPRSSSLTDSFIPPPPQTAPPPPPSSSSTSSLYLLDSGPPPSFLPPPPPARGEGLSRSSFKPGAEPRLQELCDSPTRSHAHAERQRKARSMIILQDTPPPPQLQPDAAAHAIHTATHTATHTLHTATHTSTLSLHSISPALGHSPLSRRRGRPIENPYANVGQQAPPSKPQRRKSPLLKQLPVEEQGLGMKDHDPSKLEAPTSPSRAELYQQQVLSERARVQGRRSSLFLSVEGAGSENQVPPLLTQSHSMDDLGELPPPAPVLSPSPTPHTFLHPLTGKPLDPSSPLALALAARERALTARTPSPEPRLKHASATTTPIPTPAASPEGRHKRTPITTPQSSPEPRSKRTTPQTSPEQRTKHTTPQTSPELRHKRITPPLFPDGQVERPETEGGVTSPAGPSPERWKPTPLPSLANESHAALLDRRRSLTVGSSEEEGGAYTVTLPPALLSSSDEETREELRRIGLVTPPPAFASTPAPPPPSSLTLLPRRVGEGEGGPDSLGRRGEEDEEGGNERLHDSSSSPSSLPPSITLASPPAPSSPSSPPAAHPSPSSPSTSPIALKPRLRSPIGRGRSALRDPLLKQSSDSELLPSAASSSSPSSPLCSSPTGGAGRQPRYLFQRRSKLWGGGDDRGDERRGFSPEDGAGRPVALGGQSSGSAVDLSGRSASALELSGRAGSGLDLANRLQLLNKDSHSLGEEPSPLDPGRRSPVGGARYLDPPFSCRTAAHLSIQSCVTPPVLCSRCLGGGETKALFSSLGELHTISQRGYGASYTVRPGSRYPVTRRSPSPSPSDRSIGLTSPCPERPDLSSGRGLTILKSSSLSLPSEPKEVRFVMRSASARTRSRSPSPSPHASPCPSPVLSGPLLALRPWRQRPLNLWNKYDVGDWLESVGLAEHRQRFQEHEIEGSHLPALTKDDYVELGVTRLGHRINIERALRQLLDGST; encoded by the exons ATGCCTCTGAGTCCGGCTGCTGACACGAAACATGATCGCCCACGGCAACAGGCGGTTACTAACGGCAACTCGACAGGCTCCGCTGTTGGCAGGGATGACGACACAGATGACACGCCCCCTGAAAACAGCATTGTCGTCCGCATTGGCATTCCGGACCTGCAGCAGACG AAGTGTTTGCGGTTGGACCCAGAGTTACCAGTTTGGACCAGTAAACAGAGGGTTCTGGTGACGTTGACTCAGTCTCTGTCAGATGTTCTGAACTACGGTCTCTTCCAGCCGGCGTTCAACGGCCGAGCCGGAAAGTTCCTGGACGAGGAGCGACTTCTGAAGGAGTATCCTCTCCCTCCCATCACGCCCATCCCCTACCTGGAG TTCCGTTATAAGAGGAGGATTTACACTCAGAGCTACGTGGACGACAAACAGCTGGCCAAACTACACACCAag GCCAATCTGAAGCGTTTTATGGAACATGTCCACCAGAAGAACGTGGAGAAGGTTTCCAAATGGTTGGAGAAGGGCCTGGACCCCAACTTCCACGACTCCGACAGCGGAG AGTGTCCCCTGACGCTGGCCGTCCAGCTGGAGGAGAGCTGTGAGCTGATCAAGGTCCTCCGTAGCGGAGGAGCTCACCTGGACTTCCGGACCCGGGATGGGATCACCGCCCTGCACCGGGCCGTCCTCTGCAGGAACAGCGCCGCTCTCACG ACCCTGCTGGACCTCGGTGCTTCCCCCGACTACAAGGACAGCCGGGGTCTAACCCCCCTCTACCACTCGGCCATGGTGGGCGGGGCCCCCTACTGCTgcgagctgctgctgcaggaccaCGCCACCATCG gGATAACTGACGAGAACGGGTGGCAGGAAATACACCAG GCGTGTCGCTATGGTAACGTGCAGCACTTGGAACACCTGCTGTTCTACGGTGCTGACATGagttcccagaatgcatcaggAAACACCGCGCTGCACCTCTGTGCTCTCTACAACCAG GACAGCTGCGCAAGAGTGCTGCTGTTCAGAGGAGCCAACAAAGACGTCAAAAACTACAACAACCAGACCGCCTTTCAG GTGGCGATAATCGCCGGGAACTTTGACCTGGCAGAAATCATTAAAAGCCACAAAACGTCTGACGTTG TGCCCTTCAGAGAGATGCCGTCCTACACCAAGCGCCGCCGCGTCGGACCGAGTCGGACGCCTGCAGGAAACGGACTCTCGTCTCCACGTTCTCTGATTCGCTCAGCCAGCGACAACGCTCTGGaaagccccgcctcctcgccTGGCCCCTCCCTCCAAAGCCTGGAAACGCATCacgacacgcacacacactcgctACGGCGACACACACGCCGCCTCAG ccccagcgGCGGCGGCCATGTTGAGAccagccccccctcctccccgcccctcaccccccagatgaggaagaggaggctgtaCAGCGCCGTCCCGGGGCGAACCTTCATCGCCACCCGCTCCCACGTCCCCCAGGGGCCGGGGGAGATTCAGCTGCACCGAGGAgagagggtcaaag TCCTGTCCATCGGCGAGGGGGGGTTCTGGGAGGGCAGCGTCAAAGGGAGGACTGGCTGGTTTCCTGCTGACTGTGTGGAGGAAGTCCAGATGAGACAGTACGACCCCCGACTGGGTAACGCCCCCCACAGGTGTACAGGTATACAGGTGTACAGGTGTAGACCCACCTCCCCCCACATGACCCGGTCCGCTTGTGTTTCAGAGACAAGGGAGGACCGCACCAAGAGACTCTTCAGACACTACACCGTAGGATCGTACGACAACTACACCTCCTACAG TGACTACGTGATTGAGGAGAAGACCGCCGTCCTACAGAAGCGAGAGAGCGAGGGCTTCGGCTTCGTGCTGCGAGGAGCTAAAG CTGAGACCCCCATTGAGGAGTTCGCCCCCACCCCGGCGTTCCCTGCCCTTCAGTACTTGGAGTCAGTCGACcaagggggcgtggcctggaGGGCGGGGCTCCGCACTGGAGACTTCCTCATTGAG GTCAATGGCGCAGACGTGGTAAAGGTGGGTCACCGCCAGGTGGTGGCGCTCATCCGCCAGGGCGGCAGCCGGCTGCTGATGAAGGTCGTCTCCGTCTCCAGGAAGTCCGAATCCAACCTGATCCGGAAGAAAG ctccgccccctcccaaACGAGCCCCCAGCACCTCGTTGACGCTCCGCTCCAAATCCATGACGGCTGATCTGGAGGACatag CGAGGAGGAGACGTTACG AGAAGCTGGACGAGATGCTGGCGGTCggccaacaggaagtggttctgAGGGGCCGGCCTTCAGACGACTTCAGGGCGGCGACGGTGAAGCAGCGCCCGACGAGCCGCCGCATCACGCAGGCGGAGATCAAC tcgtTGTTCGAGCGTCAGGGTCTGGTTCCGCCGACGGCGCCGGAGAAGAGCAGCATGGTTTTACCGCGCGGGATGTCCAGAACCAAGAGCTTCG GCACGCCGGAGGATGACCGTATCTCAGCTCTCATCAACGAGAGCCGGTTCCCCCGGAGCTCCTCCCTCACGGACAGCTTCATCCCGCCTCCTCCTCAGacggctccgccccctcctccttcctcctcctccacttcctcactTTACCTCCTGGACTCCGGCCCGCCCCCGTCCTTCCTCCCGCCGCCTCCTCCGGCGAGAGGGGAGGGCCTGAGCCGGTCCAGCTTCAAGCCGGGGGCGGAACCGAGGCTGCAGGAGCTCTGTGATTCGCCGACCAGGAGCCACGCCCACGCTGAGCGACAGAGGAAGGCGAGGTCGATGATCATCCTGCAGGACACGCCCCCGCCGCCGCAGCTGCAGCCGGACGCCGCTGCACACGCGATCCACACGGCCACACacaccgccacacacacacttcatacggccacacacacctccacgctgtcgctgcacagcatcAGCCCCGCCCTCGGCCACTCCCCGCTATCGCGCCGCAGGGGACGACCCATAGAAAACCCTTATGCTAATGTGGGACAACAGGCCCCGCCCTCCAAACCACAGAGGAGGAAGTCACCTTTGTtgaaacaacttcctgttgagGAGCAGG GACTTGGGATGAAGGACCACGACCCATCCAAACTGGAGGCACCCACCAGCCCCAGCAGGGCGGAGCTCTACCAGCAGCAGGTCCTCTCAGAGCGCGCTCGGGTTCAGGGTCGAAGGTCGTCTCTCTTCCTTTCTGTGGAGGGGGCCGGATCAGAGAACCAGGTCCCGCCCCTTCTGACTCAGAGCCATTCAATGGACGACCTCGGCGAGCTTCCTCCCCCGGCGCCAGTCCTGTCGCCTTCGCCAACGCCTCACACCTTCCTCCACCCCCTGACGGGGAAACCCCTAG ACCCCTCGTCTCCACTCGCCCTGGCTCTTGCTGCACGTGAACGAGCGCTCACCGCTCGCACGCCGAGCCCAGAGCCCCGCCTCAAACACGCCTCCGCCACCACCACGCCCATCCCCACCCCGGCGGCCAGCCCCGAAGGCAGACACAAGCGCACCCCGATAACCACCCCACAGAGCAGCCCTGAGCCACGATCCAAGCGCACCACCCCCCAGACCAGCCCTGAACAGCGAACCAAGCACACCACTCCCCAGACCAGTCCTGAGCTGAGACACAAACGCATAACTCCGCCCCTCTTCCCCGACGGACAGGTGGAACGTCCAGAAACCGAGGGTGGAGTCACCTCACCTGCTGGCCCCTCCCCCGAGCGCTGGAAGCCGACGCCTCTGCCGTCACTGGCCAACGAGAGCCACGCGGCGCTGCTCGACAGGCGCAGGAGCCTGACGGTGGGCAGCTCCGAGGAGGAGGGCGGGGCTTACACCGTCACACTTCCTCCCGCTCTGCTGTCGTCCAGCGATGAAGAAACCAGGGAGGAGCTCCGCAGGATCGGCCTTGTAACTCCGCCCCCTGCTTTCGCCAGCACTCCTGCCCCGCCTCCCCCATCCTCCCTCACCTTGCTGCCGCGGCgggtgggggagggagagggcgGTCCCGACTCCCTGGGAAGACGgggggaggaggatgaggaggggggcAACGAGCGGCTCCACGATAgctcctcctcccccagctccctccccccctccatcaCATTAGCCTCTCCCCCCGCCCCTTCGTCCCCCTCGTCTCCCCCCGCTGCTCACCCTTCGCCCTCGTCGCCCTCCACCTCCCCCATCGCCCTTAAGCCACGACTCCGCTCGCCGATTGGGCGGGGCCGCTCGGCACTCCGGGACCCCCTCCTCAAGCAATCGTCGGACAGCGAGCTCCTCCCCTCCGCTGCCtcaagctcctccccctcctccccgcTATGCTCCTCCCCCACCGGCGGCGCCGGCAGGCAGCCCCGCTACCTGTTCCAGAGGAGGTCCAAGCTGTGGGGCGGGGGCGACGACCGCGGCGACGAGAGGCGGGGCTTCAGCCCGGAAGACGGGGCCGGACGTCCCGTCGCACTGGGGGGTCAGAGTTCAGGGTCGGCGGTGGACCTGAGCGGCCGCTCGGCGTCAGCGCTGGAGCTGAGCGGGAGGGCGGGGTCAGGGCTGGATCTGGCCAATCGGCTGCAGCTGCTCAACAAAGACAGTCACTCTCTGGGGGAGGAGCCAAGCCCCCTCGATCCTGGCCGGAGGTCcccagtgggaggagccaggtACTTAGACCCGCCCTTTTCCTGTCGTACTGCAGCTCACCTGAGCATCCAATCGTGTGTAACTCCGCCTGTTTTGTGTTCCAGATGTTTGGGCGGTGGAGAGACTAAAGC GTTGTTCTCCAGCCTGGGCGAACTCCACACCATCTCTCAGCGCGGCTACGGTGCCAGCTACACAGTTCGACCAGGAAGCCGCTACCCCGTCACCCGCCGAagtccctccccctccccttctgATCGATCGATCGGCCTCACCTCCCCCTGCCCGGAGAGGCCCGACCTGAGCTCGGGTCGCGGCCTGACCATCCTGAAGTCGTCCAGTCTCAGCCTGCCCTCGGAACCCAAGGAGGTTCGCTTCGTGATGCGGAGCGCCAGCGCTCGAACCCGGTCCCGATCGCCGTCGCCTTCGCCGCACGCTTCCCCCTGCCCCTCCCCGGTCCTCAGCGGGCCACTGCTGGCCCTCCGGCCCTGGAGGCAGCGGCCCCTCAACCTGTGGAACAAGTACGACGTGGGCGACTGGCTGGAGAGCGTGGGCTTGGCCGAACACCGCCAACGCTTCCAGGAGCATGAGATCGAAGGATCGCATCTCCCCGCCCTCACCAAAGACGACTACGTGGAGCTGGGCGTCACTCGACTGGGTCACCGCATCAACATCGAGAGGGCGCTCAGACAGCTGCTCGACGGGTCCACTTGA